One stretch of Actinacidiphila sp. DG2A-62 DNA includes these proteins:
- a CDS encoding ABC transporter permease produces the protein MSAATDTASATLAPTARGGLVQSAHDSLVVAKRNLLRMMRIPEIVIFGLIQPIMFVVLFSYVFGGSVNVGGSFGAAEYREFLMGGIFAQTVTFATAGAGAGIADDMHKGLIDRFRSLPMSRGAVLTGRTLADLVQTALTVVVLAVVGLLVGWRVHNGIPKMFGAFALLLLLGYAFSWIGALIGLSVRTPEAATSGGLIWLFPVTFVSNAFVSPENMTPWLRHVAEWNPFSATVQAARSLFGNPGVVHSDAWPMQHPVWASLVWSVVIIAVFRTWAVHKYRSATA, from the coding sequence GTGAGCGCCGCGACCGACACCGCGTCGGCCACCCTGGCGCCGACCGCCCGCGGCGGACTGGTGCAGTCCGCGCACGACTCGCTGGTGGTCGCCAAGCGCAACCTGCTGCGCATGATGCGCATCCCGGAGATCGTGATCTTCGGCCTGATCCAGCCGATCATGTTCGTGGTGCTCTTCAGCTACGTCTTCGGCGGCTCGGTCAACGTCGGCGGGTCGTTCGGCGCCGCCGAATACCGCGAGTTCCTGATGGGCGGCATCTTCGCCCAGACCGTCACCTTCGCCACCGCGGGCGCCGGCGCCGGCATCGCGGACGACATGCACAAGGGCCTGATCGACCGCTTCCGCTCGCTGCCGATGTCGCGCGGCGCGGTGCTCACCGGCCGCACCCTGGCCGACCTGGTGCAGACCGCGCTGACCGTGGTGGTGCTCGCCGTGGTCGGCCTGCTGGTCGGCTGGCGGGTGCACAACGGCATCCCGAAGATGTTCGGCGCGTTCGCCCTGCTGCTCCTGCTCGGTTACGCCTTCTCCTGGATCGGCGCGCTGATCGGACTGTCGGTGCGCACCCCGGAGGCGGCCACCTCGGGCGGCCTGATCTGGTTGTTCCCGGTGACCTTCGTGTCCAATGCGTTCGTCAGCCCGGAGAACATGACGCCGTGGCTGCGGCACGTCGCGGAGTGGAACCCGTTCAGCGCGACCGTGCAGGCCGCGCGCTCGCTGTTCGGCAACCCCGGCGTGGTGCACTCCGACGCCTGGCCGATGCAGCACCCGGTGTGGGCGTCGCTGGTCTGGTCGGTCGTGATCATCGCGGTCTTCCGCACCTGGGCGGTCCACAAGTACCGCTCGGCCACGGCCTGA
- the greA gene encoding transcription elongation factor GreA, producing MTQTSDNVTWLTQAAYDQLKAELEHLSGPARAEIVAKIEEARQEGDLKENAGYHAAREDQGKLELRIRQLNQILETAKVGEAPADTGVVAPGMVVTIAFDGDPDDSMTFLLGSREGVSSDLETYSPQSPLGRGVDGKRKGEEATYELPNGKQASVTILDVKPYQG from the coding sequence GTGACCCAGACCAGCGACAACGTCACCTGGCTCACCCAGGCGGCGTACGACCAGCTCAAGGCCGAGCTGGAGCACCTGTCTGGTCCCGCGCGCGCCGAGATCGTCGCCAAGATCGAGGAAGCCCGCCAGGAAGGCGATCTCAAGGAGAACGCCGGGTACCACGCGGCGCGCGAGGACCAGGGCAAGCTGGAGCTGCGCATCCGCCAGCTCAACCAGATCCTGGAGACCGCCAAGGTCGGCGAGGCGCCGGCGGACACCGGCGTGGTGGCCCCGGGCATGGTCGTCACCATCGCGTTCGACGGCGACCCGGACGACTCGATGACCTTCCTGCTGGGCTCGCGCGAGGGCGTGTCCAGCGACCTCGAGACGTACTCCCCGCAGTCCCCGCTGGGCCGCGGCGTGGACGGCAAGCGCAAGGGCGAGGAGGCGACGTACGAGCTGCCGAACGGCAAGCAGGCGTCGGTGACCATCCTCGACGTCAAGCCGTACCAGGGCTGA
- a CDS encoding DUF4307 domain-containing protein: MTAVQPGPPDPRTPQAPPAGRYGPGDRRFRDAEADARADRKLRVAAVVAGALALAGIGWYGWHTIADSKVSAQVVAFQAVSDHAVEIHLEVHKDAGTVAVCTLRSEDADHNEVGRKDVRLTQHAKQVDTIVTVRTTARGSTGELVSCGTAPRG, translated from the coding sequence ATGACGGCCGTGCAGCCAGGCCCGCCGGACCCGCGGACCCCGCAAGCCCCGCCCGCGGGCCGCTACGGCCCCGGCGACCGGCGCTTCCGCGACGCCGAGGCCGACGCCCGCGCCGACCGCAAGCTGCGCGTCGCCGCCGTGGTGGCCGGCGCGCTGGCCCTGGCCGGGATCGGCTGGTACGGCTGGCACACCATCGCCGACAGCAAGGTCAGCGCCCAGGTGGTGGCCTTCCAGGCGGTGTCCGACCACGCGGTGGAGATCCACCTGGAGGTCCACAAGGACGCCGGCACGGTGGCGGTCTGCACGCTGCGCTCGGAGGACGCCGACCACAACGAGGTCGGCCGCAAGGACGTACGGCTCACGCAGCACGCCAAGCAGGTGGACACCATCGTGACGGTGCGCACCACCGCCCGCGGCAGCACCGGTGAGCTGGTCAGCTGCGGCACCGCGCCGCGCGGCTGA
- the mca gene encoding mycothiol conjugate amidase Mca — MTEQLRLMAVHAHPDDESSKGAATMAKYVSEGVDVLVATCTGGERGSVLNPRLQGDPYIEEHIHEVRAREMEEARQILGVRQAWLGFVDSGLPEGDPLPPLPEGCFGLQDVDTAAGALVRLVRHFRPHVMTTYDENGGYPHPDHIMTHKISMVAFEAAGDPERYPKAGEPWTPLKLYYNQGFNKQRTLALHEALLARGLESPYEEWLKRWDEFARPERNITTRVPCADFFEIRDKALLAHATQIDPDGGWFRVPLDVQREVWPTEDYELVTSRVDVSLPEDDLFAGVRGA; from the coding sequence TTGACTGAGCAGCTGCGACTGATGGCCGTGCACGCGCACCCCGACGACGAGTCGAGCAAGGGCGCCGCCACCATGGCGAAGTACGTGTCCGAGGGGGTGGACGTACTGGTGGCCACCTGCACCGGCGGCGAGCGCGGGTCGGTGCTCAACCCCAGGCTCCAGGGCGACCCCTACATCGAGGAGCACATCCACGAGGTCCGGGCCCGCGAGATGGAGGAGGCCCGCCAGATCCTCGGCGTGCGGCAGGCGTGGCTCGGCTTCGTCGACTCCGGCCTGCCCGAGGGCGACCCGCTGCCGCCGCTGCCCGAGGGCTGCTTCGGCCTGCAGGACGTGGACACCGCGGCCGGCGCGCTGGTCCGCCTGGTCCGCCACTTCCGTCCGCACGTGATGACCACGTACGACGAGAACGGCGGCTACCCGCACCCGGACCACATCATGACCCACAAGATCTCCATGGTGGCCTTCGAGGCCGCCGGCGACCCCGAGCGCTATCCCAAGGCCGGCGAGCCCTGGACCCCGCTGAAGCTCTACTACAACCAGGGCTTCAACAAGCAGCGCACCCTCGCCCTGCACGAGGCGCTGCTCGCCCGCGGCCTGGAGTCGCCGTACGAGGAGTGGCTCAAGCGCTGGGACGAGTTCGCCCGGCCGGAGCGGAACATCACCACCCGGGTGCCGTGCGCGGACTTCTTCGAGATCCGCGACAAGGCGCTGCTCGCCCACGCCACCCAGATCGACCCCGACGGCGGCTGGTTCCGGGTGCCGCTGGACGTCCAGCGCGAGGTCTGGCCGACCGAGGACTACGAACTGGTGACGTCCCGGGTGGACGTCTCGCTCCCGGAGGACGACCTCTTTGCGGGCGTCCGCGGAGCCTAG
- a CDS encoding DUF1877 family protein, whose amino-acid sequence MSIEFTMWQISPAAYANARERGVLGPERVAVEEGVAKDWDVLVRILADGRVALPVTGAARAIAGGEVLPYDEMDYGGTRVLSPALVREVAGELAEIGDADVESRYRTVDFTDCYGTNEGGAHASPVEHYLTSFHELRDFYTSAAKAGDAMAVWLG is encoded by the coding sequence ATGAGCATCGAGTTCACGATGTGGCAGATCAGCCCGGCGGCGTACGCGAACGCCAGGGAAAGGGGGGTGTTGGGGCCCGAGCGGGTGGCCGTGGAAGAGGGGGTGGCCAAGGACTGGGACGTGCTGGTCCGCATCCTGGCGGACGGCCGGGTCGCGCTGCCGGTGACGGGCGCGGCGCGGGCGATCGCCGGGGGTGAGGTCCTCCCGTACGACGAGATGGACTACGGGGGCACGCGGGTGCTGTCGCCCGCGCTGGTGCGAGAAGTGGCGGGTGAGCTGGCCGAGATCGGCGACGCCGACGTCGAAAGCCGTTACCGCACCGTGGACTTCACGGACTGCTACGGCACGAACGAGGGCGGCGCGCACGCCAGCCCGGTGGAGCACTACCTGACCTCCTTCCACGAGCTGCGCGACTTCTACACGTCCGCCGCGAAGGCGGGCGACGCGATGGCGGTGTGGCTGGGCTGA
- a CDS encoding TetR/AcrR family transcriptional regulator produces MPTKSTPPGGRDAETTPMTTSDDEQLPPGLALAWGLSAKSGRLGRKPSQSVEGIVEAAVALADAEGFAALSMPNVARRVGLTANAVYRYVSSRDELLVLLAEAAWGPAPDLAGTDGWRAAAAAWTRAMIERCDVHPWLPDLPIRGAPVTPNLLRWTEVLLEALTGAGLGSAESLGCALLLDGYARRIAAARRDVRESTAAPVRSAAVARFLRPLLQEHGYPLLAAMMTRDEYDDAVDEDDVDFGLTRVLDGIEVLIARRTRAY; encoded by the coding sequence GTGCCCACGAAGTCGACGCCCCCTGGCGGGCGGGACGCGGAGACGACGCCGATGACGACGAGCGACGACGAGCAGCTGCCGCCCGGCCTCGCGCTGGCCTGGGGCCTGTCCGCCAAGTCGGGACGGCTGGGCCGGAAGCCGTCGCAGAGCGTCGAGGGAATCGTCGAGGCGGCCGTCGCGCTGGCCGACGCGGAGGGCTTCGCGGCGCTGTCCATGCCGAACGTCGCCAGGCGGGTGGGGCTCACCGCGAACGCGGTCTACCGGTACGTCAGCTCGCGGGACGAGCTTCTGGTGCTCCTCGCCGAAGCCGCGTGGGGTCCGGCCCCGGACCTGGCCGGCACGGACGGGTGGCGGGCCGCGGCCGCCGCCTGGACCAGGGCGATGATCGAGCGGTGCGACGTCCACCCGTGGCTGCCCGACCTGCCCATCCGCGGGGCGCCCGTGACGCCGAACCTGCTGCGCTGGACGGAGGTGCTGCTGGAGGCACTCACCGGCGCCGGGCTCGGCTCAGCCGAGTCGCTGGGGTGCGCGCTGCTGCTCGACGGCTACGCGCGGCGCATCGCGGCCGCCCGCCGCGATGTGCGCGAGAGCACCGCGGCACCGGTCCGGTCGGCCGCCGTGGCGCGGTTCCTCCGACCGCTCCTGCAGGAGCACGGATACCCCCTTCTGGCGGCCATGATGACGCGCGACGAGTACGACGACGCCGTCGACGAGGACGACGTGGACTTCGGCCTGACCCGGGTCCTGGACGGGATCGAGGTGCTGATCGCCCGCCGGACGAGGGCCTACTGA